Within Streptomyces antibioticus, the genomic segment CGCTCGCGGCGGCCTTCGCGGCCCCGACGGAGCGGATCGTCCGGAAGATCATCACGGACGTCAACGTCAAACTCCGCGAGATGATGTTCAAGCCGCCGCCCGGCCCCCCGCTGGGCATGAAGCCGTACGACGTGGAAGACGTCGTACGGCTCTGGCGGGAGCGCCGGGCGGACACACGAGCCCAGGGCGACGGGTCAGACGTGCAGTAGCCGCTCGGTCAGCTCGCGGTAGTCCCGCAGGGCGAGCCGGAGTTGCTCGGTGTCGGGGGTGGTGGCGACGGTGGCGGAGGCGCCCTCCTTGGTGCCGCCCTCGCCGGTGCCGGACGGCTGCCAGGAGCCGCGCAGCGCACGGCGGCGGCGCTGCACGGCGTCGGTCAGGCGGGCCGCCAGCTCCTGGAGGACCTCGTCGGCCTCCTCCACGGCGTCCCGGGGGCCGTCCACGAAGCCGCCGACCGCGTGTTCCAGGCGGGCGGTGAGCTTGTCGCTCTCCTCGCGCGGGAGAAGAGCCCCCGGCGCACTCGACGGATTCGACGCACTCGGTGCGCTCGGTGCGCTCGATGCACTCGTCGCGCTCGTCTCCCGGTGCGTGGCGGCGGGCGCCGGCGCCTCGGTCAGGTCGTCGGGCTTGCCGAGCGTCTCGGGTGCGTTCCGTACGTCGCGGACGTCCCGTCCCTTGGGTGTCACGTCAGTCATGTCGGTCAGCTCTCCTTCGGCTGGTGGCGCTGGAAGGCGCGCGGCAGATGACGGCCGTGGTCGTCGTGCCGGGCGGTGGCGGTGGTGGTCGTCTCCGTCTTCTTCGAGGTGAGTTCGCCGCGCGCCGGGGCGAGCAGGTCCTCGAAGAGCGCGCGGGCCTCCAGCAGGGCGCCCCGCAGGTCCTCCGTGCCGGGCGCGGCGGCGTCCGAAGAACCGTCGGCCGTGCCGACGGCCTTGCCCTGCGCCCCCGCGAGCCGGTGCACGCTGCGGTAGCCCTGCACATGGCGCGCGTGGTGCACGGAGAGCGCGGCGACCTGTTCCTCGTACTGGCCGGCGTCCGGGAAGCCGCGCGCGCCGGCCAGTTCCGCGACGAGCCGGTCCGCCTCGGCGACCGCCTCCCGGGGCGAGTCGACGAAATGTTCCTGCGTGGCGGTCCAGCGGGCCTCGTAGCGCTCGCGTTCCGCAGGCTCCAGCGGCCGCTCGCGCAGTCCGCCGTGCCGCTCCACGAGTGCGGCGAGTTCCCGCTCGGCCGCCTGGACGTCGCCGTCGTGCCGGGCGACGGCACGGTCGTACTCGGGGCCGAAGCGCCGCTTGAGACCGCCTCCGCCGTGCGAGCCCCGCGCCCGCACGGCCAGGACGGCGACGACGACCGCCACGATCACGATCAGAGCGATGATCACGCCTGTGGACATGTTGCCCTCCGATGGGTCGGCCCCGCGGGCCGGTTCGGAGTTCGGGTTGCCCCAACCACCCCGCGTAAACGGGGCCCGCGCACCCCACGTAAATGGGCCCGCCCACCCGTGGTGAACGGGGCCCGCGCCCACCAGGGCGAACCGGCTCGCGACAATGGCCGCCATGACCACCACCCCGGCCTGGACCGTCACCCCCGAACCCTTCGACTCGGCCGACGCCGCCGCCCTGTGGCGGGAGTACTACACGGAGGTCAGCGACCGCTGGTACCTGCTGCACGAGGGGCGCAGGACCGACCCGGCCGAGCTGGAGCGCGAGATCGCCGCCCGGCCGGGTGCCGAACTCGCCCCGCCCGTCGGCCGGTTGCTCGTCGGGCGGTACGGCGGCGCACCGGGCGGCTGCGCGGGCGTACGGCTGCTGGACGCCGGGACCGCCGAGCTGACGCGGGTGTTCGTGCGGCCGGGGCTGCGCGGGACGGGCGGCGCCCCGCTGCTGGTCGGGGCCGCCGAGGACGCCGCCCGCGCGCTCGGGGCCGGCCGGATCGTCCTGGACACCCGTGGCGACCTGGTCGAGGCGCGTGCCCTGTACGCGCGGCTCGGCTACACGGAGACCGGG encodes:
- a CDS encoding GNAT family N-acetyltransferase, which gives rise to MAAMTTTPAWTVTPEPFDSADAAALWREYYTEVSDRWYLLHEGRRTDPAELEREIAARPGAELAPPVGRLLVGRYGGAPGGCAGVRLLDAGTAELTRVFVRPGLRGTGGAPLLVGAAEDAARALGAGRIVLDTRGDLVEARALYARLGYTETGRHNDDPYAEHWFTKRLDGSRLR